One segment of Ricinus communis isolate WT05 ecotype wild-type chromosome 8, ASM1957865v1, whole genome shotgun sequence DNA contains the following:
- the LOC8286023 gene encoding E3 SUMO-protein ligase SIZ1 isoform X1 — translation MDLVTSCKDKLAYFRIKELKDVLTQLGLSKQGKKQDLVDRILAVLTDEQVPKTSAKKSVVGKEEVAKLVDDIYRKMQVSGATDLASKGEGVLESSKPVIKGEIDDSFHFDTKVRCPCGSSLETESMIKCEDPRCRVWQHIGCVIIPEKPMEAIPQVPDLFYCEICRLCRADPFWVSVAHPLYPVKLTTNIQADGSTPVQSAEKTFHLTRADKDLLAKQEYDVQAWCMLLNDKVPFRMQWPQYADLQVNGVPVRAINRPGSQLLGINGRDDGPIITPCTKDGINKISLNGCDARIFCLGVRIVKRRTVQQILNMIPKESDGERFEDALARVCRCVGGGAADNADSDSDLEVVADSFAVNLRCPMSGSRMKVAGRFKPCAHMGCFDLEVFLEMNQRSRKWQCPVCLKNYSLENVIIDPYFNRVTSKVQMQHCGEDITEIEVKPDGSWRAKTKSEAERRDVGELAQWHNPDGSLCVPISGEHKSKVEMEKQIKQEGNSEGYNGTGLKLGIRKNRNGFWEVSKPEDVNTSSSGNRLPERFEIIEQKVIPMSSSATGSGRDGEDPSVNQDGGGNFDFTNNGIELDSLPLNVDSTYGFPDRNFSAPVEDPEVIVLSDSDDDNDILMTTGTVYKNSQTDDGGAGFSMPPNGISNPYPEDPTVGNGLGFLNPNDDEFGIPLWPLPPGSQAGPGFQLFNSDVPDALVDIQHGPISCPMTINGYTLAPETVMGPSSLVADSSVGRSDTDTNDGLVNNPLAFGGEDPSLQIFLPTRPSDASGQSDLRDQADVSNGVRTEDWISLRLGGGGATGSHGDSVSANGVNSRQQMPPRDGAMDSLADTASLLLGMNDGRSEKASRQRSDSPFQFPRQKRSIRPRLYLSIDSDSE, via the exons ATGGATTTGGTGACTAGTTGCAAG GACAAATTGGCCTATTTCCGTATCAAGGAGCTCAAAGATGTACTTACACAGCTGGGTCTTTCAAAGCAGGGGAAGAAGCAG GACCTTGTTGACAGAATATTAGCTGTTCTCACAGATGAACAAG TACCAAAGACATCAGCAAAGAAGAGTGTTGTTGGAAAGGAAGAGGTGGCAAAACTAGTTGATGACATTTACAG GAAAATGCAGGTTTCTGGGGCCACTGATCTGGCATCTAAGGGGGAAGGTGTTTTGGAGAGCAGTAAGCCGGTCATTAAAGGAGAAATTGATGATTCCTTTCACTTCGATACAAAAGTTCGCTGCCCATGTGGAAGCTCATTGGAGACAGAATCGATGATTAAG TGTGAGGATCCTAGATGTCGGGTGTGGCAGCATATAGGTTGTGTTATAATTCCTGAAAAACCCATGGAGGCTATTCCACAAGTTCCTGACTTGTTTTATTGTGAGATCTGTCGGCTCTGCCGGGCTGACCC TTTCTGGGTTTCTGTTGCACATCCTCTTTATCCTGTGAAGTTGACTACTAATATTCAAGCTGATGG CTCAACCCCAGTGCAAAGCGCGGAGAAAACATTTCATCTTACTAGGGCAGACAAGGACTTATTGGCCAAACAAGAATATGATGTTCAG GCTTGGTGTATGCTTCTGAATGATAAGGTTCCATTTAGGATGCAATGGCCACAATATGCAGATTTACAGGTCAATG GTGTTCCTGTTCGTGCCATCAATAGGCCTGGTTCACAATTATTGGGGATTAATGGCCGTGACGACGGTCCAATT ATTACACCATGTACAAAAGATGGGATTAATAAGATATCATTAAATGGATGTGATGCCCGTATCTTCTGTTTAGGAGTTCGAATTGTAAAGCGACGAACTGTTCAACAG atactCAACATGATACCCAAGGAGTCTGATGGTGAACGCTTTGAAGATGCACTGGCTCGGGTATGTCGTTGTGTTGGTGGTGGAGCAGCAGACAATGCTGACAGTGACAGTGACTTGGAAGTAGTTGCAGATTCTTTTGCTGTTAATCTTCGTTGTCCT ATGAGTGGTTCGAGAATGAAGGTTGCTGGAAGATTCAAACCTTGTGCTCATATGGGGTGTTTCGATCTTGAAGTTTTTCTGGAGATGAACCAGCGTTCTAGGAAG TGGCAGTGCCCTGTTTGTCTCAAGAACTACTCGTTGGAAAATGTAATAATTGATCCATATTTTAATCGTGTTACATCTAAG GTGCAGATGCAGCATTGTGGTGAAGATATAACTGAAATAGAGGTGAAGCCTGATGGTTCTTGGCGTGCAAAAACTAAAAGTGAAGCTGAACGTAGGGATGTTGGTGAACTTGCACAGTGGCACAACCCTGATGGTTCTCTGTGTGTACCTATCAGTGGTGAACATAAATCTAAAGTGGAAATGGAAAAGCAGATCAAACAGGAAGGTAATTCAGAAGGTTATAATGGTACTGGTTTAAAACTTGGAATCAGGAAGAACCGCAATGGCTTTTGGGAAGTTAGCAAACCTGAGGATGTGAACACCTCCTCTTCTGGTAATAGATTGCCGGAAAGATTTGAAATCATCGAGCAGAAAGTTATCCCTATGAGCAGTAGTGCCACTGGCAGTGGTCGCGATGGTGAAGATCCTAGTGTAAACCAGGATGGTGGTGGGAATTTTGACTTCACAAACAATGGGATAGAACTTGATTCTTTGCCTCTGAATGTAGATTCAACATATGGATTTCCTGATCGGAACTTTTCTGCACCAGTAGAGGATCCAGAAGTTATTGTTCTTAGCGATTCAGATGATGATAATGATATATTGATGACAACTGGAACTGTTTACAAGAATAGTCAAACTGATGATGGAGGGGCTGGTTTTTCAATGCCCCCTAATGGAATTTCAAATCCCTATCCTGAAGATCCTACAGTTGGAAATGGTTTGGGCTTTCTCAATCCTAATGACGATGAATTCGGGATACCCCTGTGGCCGTTGCCACCTGGAAGCCAAGCTGGCCCTGGGTTCCAGTTATTTAACTCAGATGTTCCAGATGCCTTAGTAGATATACAGCATGGTCCTATCAGCTGTCCCATGACAATTAATGGTTATACATTAGCTCCAGAGACTGTCATGGGACCTTCTAGTTTAGTTGCAGATTCTTCTGTTGGTAGGTCTGATACTGATACAAATGATGGCTTGGTCAATAACCCCTTAGCGTTTGGTGGTGAAGATCCCTCTCTTCAAATCTTTCTTCCAACTAGACCTTCAGATGCATCTGGGCAGTCTGATCTTAGGGATCAGGCTGATGTGTCGAATGGTGTCCGTACAGAGGATTGGATATCTCTTAGActtggtggtggtggtgccACTGGCAGTCATGGTGATTCTGTTTCTGCAAATGGAGTGAATTCAAGACAGCAGATGCCTCCGAGAGATGGTGCCATGGACTCTCTGGCTGACACCG CTTCTCTGCTTCTTGGTATGAATGATGGTAGATCTGAGAAGGCAAGTCGGCAAAGATCTGATAGCCCTTTCCAATTTCCTCGTCAAAAACGTTCTATAAGACCACGGTTGTATCTCTCGATTGACTCGGACTCGGAGTAG
- the LOC8286023 gene encoding E3 SUMO-protein ligase SIZ1 isoform X2: MDLVTSCKDKLAYFRIKELKDVLTQLGLSKQGKKQDLVDRILAVLTDEQVPKTSAKKSVVGKEEVAKLVDDIYRKMQVSGATDLASKGEGVLESSKPVIKGEIDDSFHFDTKVRCPCGSSLETESMIKCEDPRCRVWQHIGCVIIPEKPMEAIPQVPDLFYCEICRLCRADPFWVSVAHPLYPVKLTTNIQADGSTPVQSAEKTFHLTRADKDLLAKQEYDVQAWCMLLNDKVPFRMQWPQYADLQVNGVPVRAINRPGSQLLGINGRDDGPIITPCTKDGINKISLNGCDARIFCLGVRIVKRRTVQQILNMIPKESDGERFEDALARVCRCVGGGAADNADSDSDLEVVADSFAVNLRCPMSGSRMKVAGRFKPCAHMGCFDLEVFLEMNQRSRKWQCPVCLKNYSLENVIIDPYFNRVTSKMQHCGEDITEIEVKPDGSWRAKTKSEAERRDVGELAQWHNPDGSLCVPISGEHKSKVEMEKQIKQEGNSEGYNGTGLKLGIRKNRNGFWEVSKPEDVNTSSSGNRLPERFEIIEQKVIPMSSSATGSGRDGEDPSVNQDGGGNFDFTNNGIELDSLPLNVDSTYGFPDRNFSAPVEDPEVIVLSDSDDDNDILMTTGTVYKNSQTDDGGAGFSMPPNGISNPYPEDPTVGNGLGFLNPNDDEFGIPLWPLPPGSQAGPGFQLFNSDVPDALVDIQHGPISCPMTINGYTLAPETVMGPSSLVADSSVGRSDTDTNDGLVNNPLAFGGEDPSLQIFLPTRPSDASGQSDLRDQADVSNGVRTEDWISLRLGGGGATGSHGDSVSANGVNSRQQMPPRDGAMDSLADTASLLLGMNDGRSEKASRQRSDSPFQFPRQKRSIRPRLYLSIDSDSE, from the exons ATGGATTTGGTGACTAGTTGCAAG GACAAATTGGCCTATTTCCGTATCAAGGAGCTCAAAGATGTACTTACACAGCTGGGTCTTTCAAAGCAGGGGAAGAAGCAG GACCTTGTTGACAGAATATTAGCTGTTCTCACAGATGAACAAG TACCAAAGACATCAGCAAAGAAGAGTGTTGTTGGAAAGGAAGAGGTGGCAAAACTAGTTGATGACATTTACAG GAAAATGCAGGTTTCTGGGGCCACTGATCTGGCATCTAAGGGGGAAGGTGTTTTGGAGAGCAGTAAGCCGGTCATTAAAGGAGAAATTGATGATTCCTTTCACTTCGATACAAAAGTTCGCTGCCCATGTGGAAGCTCATTGGAGACAGAATCGATGATTAAG TGTGAGGATCCTAGATGTCGGGTGTGGCAGCATATAGGTTGTGTTATAATTCCTGAAAAACCCATGGAGGCTATTCCACAAGTTCCTGACTTGTTTTATTGTGAGATCTGTCGGCTCTGCCGGGCTGACCC TTTCTGGGTTTCTGTTGCACATCCTCTTTATCCTGTGAAGTTGACTACTAATATTCAAGCTGATGG CTCAACCCCAGTGCAAAGCGCGGAGAAAACATTTCATCTTACTAGGGCAGACAAGGACTTATTGGCCAAACAAGAATATGATGTTCAG GCTTGGTGTATGCTTCTGAATGATAAGGTTCCATTTAGGATGCAATGGCCACAATATGCAGATTTACAGGTCAATG GTGTTCCTGTTCGTGCCATCAATAGGCCTGGTTCACAATTATTGGGGATTAATGGCCGTGACGACGGTCCAATT ATTACACCATGTACAAAAGATGGGATTAATAAGATATCATTAAATGGATGTGATGCCCGTATCTTCTGTTTAGGAGTTCGAATTGTAAAGCGACGAACTGTTCAACAG atactCAACATGATACCCAAGGAGTCTGATGGTGAACGCTTTGAAGATGCACTGGCTCGGGTATGTCGTTGTGTTGGTGGTGGAGCAGCAGACAATGCTGACAGTGACAGTGACTTGGAAGTAGTTGCAGATTCTTTTGCTGTTAATCTTCGTTGTCCT ATGAGTGGTTCGAGAATGAAGGTTGCTGGAAGATTCAAACCTTGTGCTCATATGGGGTGTTTCGATCTTGAAGTTTTTCTGGAGATGAACCAGCGTTCTAGGAAG TGGCAGTGCCCTGTTTGTCTCAAGAACTACTCGTTGGAAAATGTAATAATTGATCCATATTTTAATCGTGTTACATCTAAG ATGCAGCATTGTGGTGAAGATATAACTGAAATAGAGGTGAAGCCTGATGGTTCTTGGCGTGCAAAAACTAAAAGTGAAGCTGAACGTAGGGATGTTGGTGAACTTGCACAGTGGCACAACCCTGATGGTTCTCTGTGTGTACCTATCAGTGGTGAACATAAATCTAAAGTGGAAATGGAAAAGCAGATCAAACAGGAAGGTAATTCAGAAGGTTATAATGGTACTGGTTTAAAACTTGGAATCAGGAAGAACCGCAATGGCTTTTGGGAAGTTAGCAAACCTGAGGATGTGAACACCTCCTCTTCTGGTAATAGATTGCCGGAAAGATTTGAAATCATCGAGCAGAAAGTTATCCCTATGAGCAGTAGTGCCACTGGCAGTGGTCGCGATGGTGAAGATCCTAGTGTAAACCAGGATGGTGGTGGGAATTTTGACTTCACAAACAATGGGATAGAACTTGATTCTTTGCCTCTGAATGTAGATTCAACATATGGATTTCCTGATCGGAACTTTTCTGCACCAGTAGAGGATCCAGAAGTTATTGTTCTTAGCGATTCAGATGATGATAATGATATATTGATGACAACTGGAACTGTTTACAAGAATAGTCAAACTGATGATGGAGGGGCTGGTTTTTCAATGCCCCCTAATGGAATTTCAAATCCCTATCCTGAAGATCCTACAGTTGGAAATGGTTTGGGCTTTCTCAATCCTAATGACGATGAATTCGGGATACCCCTGTGGCCGTTGCCACCTGGAAGCCAAGCTGGCCCTGGGTTCCAGTTATTTAACTCAGATGTTCCAGATGCCTTAGTAGATATACAGCATGGTCCTATCAGCTGTCCCATGACAATTAATGGTTATACATTAGCTCCAGAGACTGTCATGGGACCTTCTAGTTTAGTTGCAGATTCTTCTGTTGGTAGGTCTGATACTGATACAAATGATGGCTTGGTCAATAACCCCTTAGCGTTTGGTGGTGAAGATCCCTCTCTTCAAATCTTTCTTCCAACTAGACCTTCAGATGCATCTGGGCAGTCTGATCTTAGGGATCAGGCTGATGTGTCGAATGGTGTCCGTACAGAGGATTGGATATCTCTTAGActtggtggtggtggtgccACTGGCAGTCATGGTGATTCTGTTTCTGCAAATGGAGTGAATTCAAGACAGCAGATGCCTCCGAGAGATGGTGCCATGGACTCTCTGGCTGACACCG CTTCTCTGCTTCTTGGTATGAATGATGGTAGATCTGAGAAGGCAAGTCGGCAAAGATCTGATAGCCCTTTCCAATTTCCTCGTCAAAAACGTTCTATAAGACCACGGTTGTATCTCTCGATTGACTCGGACTCGGAGTAG
- the LOC8286023 gene encoding E3 SUMO-protein ligase SIZ1 isoform X3, translating to MDLVTSCKDKLAYFRIKELKDVLTQLGLSKQGKKQDLVDRILAVLTDEQVPKTSAKKSVVGKEEVAKLVDDIYRKMQVSGATDLASKGEGVLESSKPVIKGEIDDSFHFDTKVRCPCGSSLETESMIKCEDPRCRVWQHIGCVIIPEKPMEAIPQVPDLFYCEICRLCRADPFWVSVAHPLYPVKLTTNIQADGSTPVQSAEKTFHLTRADKDLLAKQEYDVQAWCMLLNDKVPFRMQWPQYADLQVNGVPVRAINRPGSQLLGINGRDDGPIITPCTKDGINKISLNGCDARIFCLGVRIVKRRTVQQILNMIPKESDGERFEDALARVCRCVGGGAADNADSDSDLEVVADSFAVNLRCPMSGSRMKVAGRFKPCAHMGCFDLEVFLEMNQRSRKWQCPVCLKNYSLENVIIDPYFNRVTSKVQMQHCGEDITEIEVKPDGSWRAKTKSEAERRDVGELAQWHNPDGSLCVPISGEHKSKVEMEKQIKQEGNSEGYNGTGLKLGIRKNRNGFWEVSKPEDVNTSSSGNRLPERFEIIEQKVIPMSSSATGSGRDGEDPSVNQDGGGNFDFTNNGIELDSLPLNVDSTYGFPDRNFSAPVEDPEVIVLSDSDDDNDILMTTGTVYKNSQTDDGGAGFSMPPNGISNPYPEDPTVGNGLGFLNPNDDEFGIPLWPLPPGSQAGPGFQLFNSDVPDALVDIQHGPISCPMTINGYTLAPETVMGPSSLVADSSVGRSDTDTNDGLVNNPLAFGGEDPSLQIFLPTRPSDASGQSDLRDQADVSNGVRTEDWISLRLGGGGATGSHGDSVSANGVNSRQQMPPRDGAMDSLADTGLLPLS from the exons ATGGATTTGGTGACTAGTTGCAAG GACAAATTGGCCTATTTCCGTATCAAGGAGCTCAAAGATGTACTTACACAGCTGGGTCTTTCAAAGCAGGGGAAGAAGCAG GACCTTGTTGACAGAATATTAGCTGTTCTCACAGATGAACAAG TACCAAAGACATCAGCAAAGAAGAGTGTTGTTGGAAAGGAAGAGGTGGCAAAACTAGTTGATGACATTTACAG GAAAATGCAGGTTTCTGGGGCCACTGATCTGGCATCTAAGGGGGAAGGTGTTTTGGAGAGCAGTAAGCCGGTCATTAAAGGAGAAATTGATGATTCCTTTCACTTCGATACAAAAGTTCGCTGCCCATGTGGAAGCTCATTGGAGACAGAATCGATGATTAAG TGTGAGGATCCTAGATGTCGGGTGTGGCAGCATATAGGTTGTGTTATAATTCCTGAAAAACCCATGGAGGCTATTCCACAAGTTCCTGACTTGTTTTATTGTGAGATCTGTCGGCTCTGCCGGGCTGACCC TTTCTGGGTTTCTGTTGCACATCCTCTTTATCCTGTGAAGTTGACTACTAATATTCAAGCTGATGG CTCAACCCCAGTGCAAAGCGCGGAGAAAACATTTCATCTTACTAGGGCAGACAAGGACTTATTGGCCAAACAAGAATATGATGTTCAG GCTTGGTGTATGCTTCTGAATGATAAGGTTCCATTTAGGATGCAATGGCCACAATATGCAGATTTACAGGTCAATG GTGTTCCTGTTCGTGCCATCAATAGGCCTGGTTCACAATTATTGGGGATTAATGGCCGTGACGACGGTCCAATT ATTACACCATGTACAAAAGATGGGATTAATAAGATATCATTAAATGGATGTGATGCCCGTATCTTCTGTTTAGGAGTTCGAATTGTAAAGCGACGAACTGTTCAACAG atactCAACATGATACCCAAGGAGTCTGATGGTGAACGCTTTGAAGATGCACTGGCTCGGGTATGTCGTTGTGTTGGTGGTGGAGCAGCAGACAATGCTGACAGTGACAGTGACTTGGAAGTAGTTGCAGATTCTTTTGCTGTTAATCTTCGTTGTCCT ATGAGTGGTTCGAGAATGAAGGTTGCTGGAAGATTCAAACCTTGTGCTCATATGGGGTGTTTCGATCTTGAAGTTTTTCTGGAGATGAACCAGCGTTCTAGGAAG TGGCAGTGCCCTGTTTGTCTCAAGAACTACTCGTTGGAAAATGTAATAATTGATCCATATTTTAATCGTGTTACATCTAAG GTGCAGATGCAGCATTGTGGTGAAGATATAACTGAAATAGAGGTGAAGCCTGATGGTTCTTGGCGTGCAAAAACTAAAAGTGAAGCTGAACGTAGGGATGTTGGTGAACTTGCACAGTGGCACAACCCTGATGGTTCTCTGTGTGTACCTATCAGTGGTGAACATAAATCTAAAGTGGAAATGGAAAAGCAGATCAAACAGGAAGGTAATTCAGAAGGTTATAATGGTACTGGTTTAAAACTTGGAATCAGGAAGAACCGCAATGGCTTTTGGGAAGTTAGCAAACCTGAGGATGTGAACACCTCCTCTTCTGGTAATAGATTGCCGGAAAGATTTGAAATCATCGAGCAGAAAGTTATCCCTATGAGCAGTAGTGCCACTGGCAGTGGTCGCGATGGTGAAGATCCTAGTGTAAACCAGGATGGTGGTGGGAATTTTGACTTCACAAACAATGGGATAGAACTTGATTCTTTGCCTCTGAATGTAGATTCAACATATGGATTTCCTGATCGGAACTTTTCTGCACCAGTAGAGGATCCAGAAGTTATTGTTCTTAGCGATTCAGATGATGATAATGATATATTGATGACAACTGGAACTGTTTACAAGAATAGTCAAACTGATGATGGAGGGGCTGGTTTTTCAATGCCCCCTAATGGAATTTCAAATCCCTATCCTGAAGATCCTACAGTTGGAAATGGTTTGGGCTTTCTCAATCCTAATGACGATGAATTCGGGATACCCCTGTGGCCGTTGCCACCTGGAAGCCAAGCTGGCCCTGGGTTCCAGTTATTTAACTCAGATGTTCCAGATGCCTTAGTAGATATACAGCATGGTCCTATCAGCTGTCCCATGACAATTAATGGTTATACATTAGCTCCAGAGACTGTCATGGGACCTTCTAGTTTAGTTGCAGATTCTTCTGTTGGTAGGTCTGATACTGATACAAATGATGGCTTGGTCAATAACCCCTTAGCGTTTGGTGGTGAAGATCCCTCTCTTCAAATCTTTCTTCCAACTAGACCTTCAGATGCATCTGGGCAGTCTGATCTTAGGGATCAGGCTGATGTGTCGAATGGTGTCCGTACAGAGGATTGGATATCTCTTAGActtggtggtggtggtgccACTGGCAGTCATGGTGATTCTGTTTCTGCAAATGGAGTGAATTCAAGACAGCAGATGCCTCCGAGAGATGGTGCCATGGACTCTCTGGCTGACACCGGTTTGTTACCTTTGTCATGA